A region from the Pseudomonas promysalinigenes genome encodes:
- a CDS encoding DNA polymerase III subunit delta' produces MAEAYPWQQALWQQLAGRERHAHAYLLHGPQGIGKRALAERLMARLLCQQPHGLDACGQCKSCLLLKAGSHPDNFVLEPEEAEKPIKVDQVRELVSFVVQTAQLGGRKVVLIEPVEAMNVNASNALLKSLEEPSGDTVLLLVSHQPSRLLPTIKSRCQQVACPQPSVEQSQAWLASALPDCDESERQELLTLAAGSPLRAATLQAQGIVEQRALVTDGVKKLLKQQQSPSQLAEAWGSVPLLLLFDWFFEWSQLILRYQLTQDEEGLGLADMRKVVQYLAQKARQDKVLQTQAWVLEQRQKVLGKANLNRVLLLEALLAHWVQLPGSR; encoded by the coding sequence GTGGCTGAGGCCTATCCCTGGCAGCAGGCGCTTTGGCAGCAACTGGCCGGCCGTGAACGCCATGCCCATGCTTACCTGCTACACGGGCCGCAGGGTATTGGTAAGCGTGCGCTGGCCGAGCGGCTGATGGCGCGGTTGCTGTGCCAGCAGCCACATGGGCTGGATGCCTGCGGCCAGTGCAAGTCTTGCCTGCTGCTCAAGGCTGGTAGCCATCCGGACAACTTCGTACTGGAACCTGAAGAGGCTGAAAAGCCGATCAAGGTAGACCAGGTACGCGAACTGGTGTCGTTCGTCGTGCAGACCGCGCAACTGGGCGGGCGTAAAGTGGTCTTGATCGAGCCGGTCGAGGCGATGAACGTCAATGCCTCCAATGCCTTGCTCAAAAGCCTTGAAGAGCCGTCTGGCGATACTGTGCTGCTTCTGGTCAGTCACCAGCCCAGTCGCCTGCTGCCAACCATCAAAAGCCGCTGCCAGCAAGTGGCGTGCCCCCAGCCGAGCGTTGAGCAGAGCCAGGCGTGGCTGGCCTCGGCGCTACCCGATTGTGATGAATCCGAGCGTCAGGAACTGCTGACTCTGGCTGCAGGGTCGCCGCTAAGGGCTGCGACCCTGCAGGCTCAAGGTATTGTGGAGCAGCGCGCGCTGGTGACCGATGGGGTCAAAAAGCTGCTCAAACAACAGCAGTCGCCAAGCCAATTGGCCGAGGCCTGGGGCAGTGTACCGTTGTTGCTATTGTTCGACTGGTTCTTCGAATGGTCGCAGTTGATTCTGCGCTACCAATTGACCCAGGATGAAGAGGGGCTGGGCTTGGCCGATATGCGCAAGGTCGTGCAGTACCTGGCGCAGAAGGCCCGCCAAGATAAAGTGCTGCAAACCCAGGCCTGGGTCCTCGAACAGCGACAGAAGGTGCTGGGCAAAGCCAACCTCAATCGCGTATTGCTGCTAGAGGCGCTACTGGCCCACTGGGTGCAACTGCCGGGTTCTCGTTGA
- a CDS encoding TatD family hydrolase, with protein sequence MLVDSHCHLDRLDLSAHQGSLDAALQAARERGVGHFLCIGVSAENAGAVKALSEQYPDVDCSVGVHPLDLAPGETPALQWLLSELAHPHVVAIGETGLDYHYEPEAAELQQASFRLHLEASRQTGKPVIVHTRAAQADTLALLREANLPQAGVLHCFTEDWQMAKAALELGYYISLSGIVTFRNAEALREVARQVPVDRLLVETDSPYLAPIPHRGKPNLPQYVREVAEYVASLRGVSYEQLAEQTTSNFKRLFPQARVR encoded by the coding sequence ATGCTCGTAGATTCCCATTGCCATCTCGACCGTCTTGACCTGAGCGCCCACCAGGGCTCCCTCGACGCTGCATTGCAGGCAGCGCGGGAGCGTGGGGTAGGGCATTTTCTGTGCATCGGTGTCAGTGCTGAAAACGCCGGTGCGGTGAAGGCGCTGAGTGAACAGTACCCCGATGTCGATTGCTCCGTGGGCGTGCATCCGCTGGACCTCGCGCCCGGGGAAACTCCAGCGCTGCAATGGCTGCTGAGCGAGCTTGCCCACCCGCACGTGGTAGCGATCGGTGAGACGGGCCTTGACTATCACTACGAACCCGAAGCCGCCGAGTTGCAGCAGGCGTCGTTCCGACTGCATCTGGAGGCCTCGCGCCAGACCGGCAAGCCGGTGATCGTGCATACCCGTGCTGCGCAGGCCGATACTTTGGCCCTACTGCGTGAAGCCAACTTGCCCCAGGCAGGTGTGTTGCACTGCTTCACCGAAGACTGGCAGATGGCCAAGGCAGCGCTGGAGCTGGGTTACTACATTTCGCTATCGGGAATCGTCACATTCCGCAATGCCGAGGCCCTGCGTGAAGTGGCTCGGCAGGTACCGGTCGATCGCCTGCTGGTCGAAACCGACTCGCCCTACCTCGCACCCATCCCGCATCGCGGCAAGCCGAACTTGCCCCAGTATGTCCGCGAAGTGGCCGAGTATGTAGCATCGTTGCGCGGCGTCAGCTACGAGCAGTTGGCTGAACAAACGACGAGCAACTTCAAGCGCCTGTTCCCCCAAGCTCGAGTACGGTGA
- a CDS encoding TetR/AcrR family transcriptional regulator, which translates to MQKEPRKVREFRRREQEILDTALKLFLEQGEDSVTVEMIADAVGIGKGTIYKHFKSKAEIYLRLMLDYERDLNALLHSADVDRDKEALSRAYFEFRMRDPQRYRLFDRLEEKVVKGNQVPEMVEQLHSIRASNFDRLTQLIKGRISEGKLEDVPPYFHYCAAWALVHGAVALYHSPFWSNVLEDQEGFFQFLMDIGVRMGNKRKRDPEPSH; encoded by the coding sequence ATGCAGAAAGAACCTCGTAAGGTCCGTGAATTTCGCCGCCGCGAACAGGAAATCCTCGACACAGCCCTGAAGCTGTTCCTCGAACAGGGTGAAGACAGCGTCACCGTCGAGATGATCGCCGATGCTGTAGGTATCGGCAAAGGCACGATCTACAAGCATTTCAAGTCCAAGGCCGAGATTTACCTGCGGTTGATGCTCGATTATGAGCGTGACCTGAATGCGCTGCTGCATTCGGCCGATGTCGACCGCGACAAAGAAGCACTGTCGCGCGCCTATTTCGAGTTCCGTATGCGCGACCCACAGCGTTATCGGCTGTTCGATCGCCTCGAAGAAAAGGTGGTCAAGGGTAATCAGGTGCCGGAAATGGTCGAGCAACTGCACAGCATCCGTGCGTCCAACTTCGACCGCCTGACTCAACTGATAAAGGGCCGCATCAGCGAAGGCAAGCTCGAAGACGTCCCGCCGTACTTTCACTACTGCGCTGCCTGGGCATTGGTGCACGGTGCTGTGGCGCTGTATCACTCGCCGTTCTGGAGCAATGTGCTGGAGGATCAGGAGGGCTTCTTCCAGTTCCTCATGGACATCGGCGTACGCATGGGCAACAAGCGCAAACGTGATCCGGAACCTAGTCACTGA
- a CDS encoding GTP 3',8-cyclase MoaA gives MIVDRQGRRFRNLRVSLTAACNYACGYCVPDGKRLVAAQDELSAQALARGVAYLVEAAGIERLRITGGEPLVSPRLDEFLTAVAKLGLDDIALTTNGQLLARKLPQLQAAGIRRLNVSLDTLDPMAFRRIARGGDLGSVLAGMDQASAAGMRIKVNMVPMRGQNLEQVLPMLEYCMARGFELRFIELMRMGHLARDNKAFVQQFVGLEALLDVIGSRYGFEQVDAAVDATALRYQIPGHGHFGVIANESVPFCRTCSRLRLSSTGWLHGCLSSSNRHYVADLLEKPRHLALPALQRLLVKALADKQELAFSGDVMVMKVIGG, from the coding sequence ATGATCGTCGATCGTCAAGGCAGGCGTTTTCGCAATCTGCGCGTCAGCCTGACGGCTGCCTGCAACTACGCTTGCGGCTATTGTGTGCCGGATGGCAAGCGTCTGGTCGCGGCCCAGGATGAATTGTCCGCTCAAGCTCTGGCCCGGGGTGTCGCCTACCTGGTTGAGGCGGCTGGCATCGAGCGTTTGCGCATTACCGGCGGCGAACCCTTGGTCAGTCCGCGGTTGGATGAGTTTCTCACGGCGGTGGCCAAGCTCGGGCTCGACGACATTGCCCTTACCACCAACGGGCAATTGCTGGCACGCAAGCTGCCCCAGTTACAGGCAGCCGGCATTCGGCGCCTGAATGTGTCCCTTGATACCCTGGACCCCATGGCGTTCCGCCGCATTGCTCGCGGCGGGGATCTGGGCAGTGTGTTGGCGGGCATGGACCAAGCCAGCGCCGCAGGCATGCGAATCAAGGTCAACATGGTGCCAATGCGTGGTCAGAATCTTGAGCAGGTATTACCCATGCTCGAGTACTGCATGGCCCGAGGCTTTGAGCTGCGCTTCATCGAGCTGATGCGTATGGGGCATCTGGCTCGGGATAACAAGGCCTTCGTGCAACAGTTCGTTGGGCTCGAAGCTTTGCTCGATGTGATCGGTAGCCGGTACGGCTTTGAGCAAGTCGATGCTGCGGTCGATGCTACCGCACTGCGCTATCAGATCCCCGGGCACGGCCATTTCGGCGTCATCGCCAATGAAAGCGTGCCGTTCTGCCGTACCTGCTCGCGCCTGCGGCTATCCTCCACTGGCTGGTTACACGGCTGCCTGTCTTCGAGCAACCGCCACTATGTTGCCGACCTGCTGGAAAAACCCCGCCATCTGGCACTGCCCGCGCTGCAACGGTTGTTGGTCAAGGCGCTGGCAGACAAGCAGGAGCTGGCGTTTTCCGGTGACGTGATGGTGATGAAGGTGATAGGCGGCTGA
- a CDS encoding DUF4823 domain-containing protein produces MRSLVLLLALMALGGCMNVSDMGEGVRYHMSDAGLLDHSDTRRTLSIRLQPDSFIFIGQGAFMPPGKGPVPKQNVVAEEAFKGFVEYFPLVRRAQGPLGLEEAIAQARSFGADYVLYTRFARSDDRIGNGDEWYDEQAVDRLGWDTGVVQMMLIETNTRYLIDTARIKSRGGLLTFHDQSPQDLLARPMREYARSLLGMSE; encoded by the coding sequence ATGCGTAGCCTGGTTTTGCTGCTGGCGCTGATGGCGCTGGGCGGCTGCATGAATGTCAGCGATATGGGCGAGGGCGTCCGTTACCATATGAGCGATGCCGGTTTGCTGGACCATAGCGATACCCGCCGAACGCTTTCGATTCGCCTGCAGCCTGACTCGTTCATATTCATCGGCCAAGGCGCGTTCATGCCGCCCGGTAAAGGCCCGGTGCCAAAGCAAAATGTGGTAGCCGAGGAGGCCTTCAAAGGATTTGTCGAGTATTTCCCGCTGGTGCGGCGCGCACAAGGGCCGCTGGGGCTTGAGGAGGCGATCGCCCAAGCCAGGTCGTTCGGCGCCGATTATGTGCTCTATACCCGCTTCGCCCGCAGCGATGACCGTATTGGCAACGGCGACGAATGGTACGACGAGCAGGCTGTCGACCGCCTCGGTTGGGACACTGGTGTAGTTCAGATGATGCTTATCGAAACCAATACGCGTTACCTGATCGACACCGCGCGGATCAAGAGCCGTGGCGGTTTGTTGACGTTCCATGACCAATCGCCCCAGGATTTGCTCGCAAGGCCCATGCGCGAGTACGCTCGTAGCCTTCTGGGCATGAGCGAGTAA
- a CDS encoding DUF1285 domain-containing protein, with translation MSDSGKANDLLAQIPKHKGLPPVHLWHPDFCGNIDMRIARDGTWFYLGTPIGRKAMVRLFSTIMRRDGDDYFLVTPVEKVGIRVDDAPFVAVALQVLGSGQAQVLRFTSNVEDQVEAGPQNPLRVETDPVTQEPSPYILMRTNLEALIHRNVFYQLVDLAVPRMIDDQEWLGVWSNGEFYPIGRPC, from the coding sequence ATGAGCGATTCCGGCAAGGCCAACGACCTACTGGCGCAGATCCCCAAGCATAAAGGCCTGCCGCCGGTGCATCTGTGGCACCCGGATTTCTGCGGCAACATCGACATGCGGATCGCCCGGGACGGCACCTGGTTCTACCTGGGTACACCGATCGGGCGCAAGGCGATGGTTCGCCTGTTTTCTACAATCATGCGCCGCGACGGCGATGATTATTTCCTGGTGACGCCGGTAGAGAAGGTCGGTATCCGGGTGGACGACGCGCCATTCGTGGCGGTAGCGCTGCAAGTGCTGGGCAGTGGCCAGGCGCAGGTGCTGCGCTTTACCAGCAATGTTGAGGATCAGGTCGAAGCTGGGCCGCAAAACCCGCTGCGGGTCGAAACCGATCCGGTCACTCAAGAGCCGTCGCCTTATATCTTGATGCGCACGAATCTGGAGGCGCTGATTCATCGCAATGTGTTTTACCAACTGGTCGATCTGGCCGTGCCGCGCATGATCGACGACCAGGAGTGGCTCGGGGTTTGGAGCAACGGCGAGTTCTACCCAATCGGGCGCCCTTGCTGA
- a CDS encoding amino acid aminotransferase yields MSLFSAVELAPRDPILGLNEAFNADPRTDKVNLGVGVYCNEEGRIPLLRAVIEAETQRAAQHASRGYLPIDGIATYDQAVQKLLFGAESPLLAAGRVVTVQAVGGTGALKIGADFLKRISPNAVVAISDPSWENHRALFESAGFPVQNYRYYDAPSNDVNRAGMLEDLNALPSGSIVVLHACCHNPTGVDLSLEDWKNVLEVVKAKGHVPFLDMAYQGFGDGIAEDAFAVRLFAESGMEFFVSSSFSKSFSLYGERVGALSIVTASKDESTRVLSQVKRVIRTTYSNPPTHGATIVATVLNSAELRQMWETELGEMRERIHGMRKQMVALLAEYGANRDFSFVGRQVGMFSYSGLTVEQVARLKNDFGIYALDTGRIAVAALNQSNIHVVTKAIVEVL; encoded by the coding sequence ATGAGCCTGTTTTCCGCTGTCGAGCTGGCACCCCGCGACCCTATTCTGGGCCTCAACGAAGCTTTCAACGCCGACCCACGTACCGACAAGGTCAACCTGGGCGTAGGCGTTTATTGCAATGAGGAAGGCCGCATTCCGCTGCTGCGCGCCGTGATCGAAGCCGAAACTCAGCGTGCCGCCCAGCACGCCTCGCGCGGCTACCTGCCTATCGATGGGATCGCCACCTACGACCAGGCTGTGCAGAAGCTGCTGTTCGGTGCCGAGTCGCCGTTGCTGGCCGCTGGTCGTGTGGTCACCGTGCAAGCCGTTGGCGGCACTGGCGCCCTGAAGATCGGTGCCGACTTCCTCAAGCGCATCTCGCCGAATGCGGTGGTGGCCATCAGCGACCCGAGCTGGGAAAACCACCGTGCGCTGTTCGAAAGCGCAGGTTTCCCGGTGCAGAACTATCGGTACTACGATGCGCCGAGCAACGACGTCAACCGTGCCGGCATGCTCGAAGACCTCAATGCCTTGCCGTCCGGCTCGATCGTGGTGCTGCACGCCTGCTGCCACAACCCAACCGGCGTCGACCTGAGCCTGGAAGACTGGAAGAACGTGCTGGAAGTGGTCAAGGCCAAAGGTCACGTGCCGTTCCTCGACATGGCCTACCAGGGGTTCGGTGACGGCATCGCCGAAGACGCCTTCGCCGTGCGCCTGTTCGCCGAATCGGGCATGGAGTTCTTCGTCTCCAGCTCGTTCTCCAAGTCGTTCTCGCTGTATGGCGAACGCGTCGGGGCGCTGTCGATCGTCACTGCCTCCAAGGACGAAAGCACCCGCGTGCTGTCGCAGGTCAAGCGCGTGATCCGCACCACCTACTCCAACCCGCCGACCCACGGCGCCACGATCGTCGCTACAGTGCTCAACAGCGCCGAACTGCGCCAGATGTGGGAGACCGAACTGGGCGAAATGCGTGAGCGTATTCACGGTATGCGCAAGCAGATGGTCGCGCTGCTGGCCGAATACGGCGCCAACCGCGACTTCAGCTTCGTTGGCCGCCAGGTGGGTATGTTCTCCTACTCGGGCCTGACCGTTGAGCAGGTTGCGCGACTGAAGAACGACTTCGGCATCTACGCACTGGACACCGGCCGTATCGCCGTCGCCGCGCTGAACCAGAGCAACATCCATGTGGTCACCAAGGCCATCGTTGAAGTGCTGTAA
- the uvrB gene encoding excinuclease ABC subunit UvrB, whose amino-acid sequence MSEFQLVTRFQPAGDQPEAIRQMVEGIEAGLSHQTLLGVTGSGKTFSIANVIAQVQRPTLVLAPNKTLAAQLYGEFKAFFPNNAVEYFVSYYDYYQPEAYVPSSDTFIEKDASINDHIEQMRLSATKALLERRDAIIVTTVSCIYGLGSPETYLKMVLHVDRGDKLDQRALLRRLADLQYTRNEMDFARATFRVRGDVIDIFPAESDLEAIRIELFDDEVDNIAAFDPLTGEVFRKLPRFTFYPKSHYVTPRETLLQAVEGIKEELADRLEYLHKANKLVEAQRLEQRTRFDLEMILELGYCNGIENYSRYLSGRPAGAPPPTLYDYLPADALLVIDESHVSVPQVGAMYKGDRSRKETLVEYGFRLPSALDNRPMRFDEWEAVSPQTIFVSATPGPYEAEHAGRVVEQVVRPTGLVDPQVEVRPALTQVDDLLSEIRKRVAEGDRVLATTLTKRMAEDLTDYLADHDVRVRYLHSDIDTVERVEIIRDLRLGTFDVLVGINLLREGLDMPEVSLVAILDADKEGFLRSERSLIQTIGRAARNLNGRAILYADSITGSMQRAIDETERRREKQIAFNQANGIVPKGVVKDIADIMEGATVPGARSKKRKGMAKAAEESARYEAELRTPGEITKRIKQLEEKMMQFARDLEFEAAAQLRDEITKLRERLITS is encoded by the coding sequence ATGTCCGAGTTTCAGCTCGTCACCCGTTTCCAGCCGGCAGGCGACCAGCCCGAGGCCATCCGTCAGATGGTCGAAGGCATCGAGGCCGGCCTCTCACACCAGACGCTGCTTGGGGTGACTGGTTCGGGCAAGACCTTCAGCATCGCCAACGTCATTGCGCAGGTACAGCGGCCAACCCTGGTACTGGCGCCAAACAAGACGCTGGCGGCGCAGTTGTATGGCGAGTTCAAGGCGTTCTTCCCCAACAACGCCGTCGAATACTTCGTCTCCTACTACGATTATTACCAGCCAGAAGCCTATGTGCCGTCGTCGGATACCTTCATCGAGAAGGATGCCTCGATCAACGACCACATCGAGCAGATGCGTCTGTCGGCTACCAAGGCGTTGTTGGAACGCCGCGATGCGATCATCGTCACTACGGTGTCATGTATTTACGGCCTGGGCAGCCCCGAGACGTACCTGAAGATGGTGCTGCACGTGGACCGCGGCGACAAACTCGACCAGCGCGCCTTGCTGCGCCGTCTGGCCGACCTGCAGTACACCCGCAACGAAATGGACTTTGCCCGTGCCACTTTCCGGGTGCGCGGCGACGTCATCGACATCTTCCCGGCTGAATCGGACCTTGAGGCTATCCGCATCGAGCTGTTCGATGATGAAGTGGATAACATCGCAGCTTTCGATCCGCTGACCGGCGAGGTGTTTCGCAAGCTGCCACGCTTCACCTTCTACCCCAAGAGCCACTACGTGACGCCACGAGAAACCTTGCTGCAGGCGGTGGAGGGCATCAAAGAAGAGCTGGCGGATCGTCTGGAGTACCTGCACAAGGCCAACAAGCTGGTCGAGGCTCAGCGCCTGGAGCAGCGTACCCGCTTCGATCTGGAAATGATCCTTGAGCTTGGCTATTGCAACGGTATCGAAAACTACTCGCGCTACCTGTCCGGCCGCCCGGCCGGGGCGCCGCCGCCCACCCTGTACGACTATTTGCCGGCCGATGCGCTGCTGGTGATCGACGAGTCCCACGTCAGCGTGCCCCAGGTCGGCGCCATGTACAAAGGCGACCGCTCGCGCAAGGAAACCCTGGTCGAATACGGCTTCCGGCTGCCGTCAGCGCTTGACAACCGCCCGATGCGTTTCGATGAGTGGGAGGCTGTCAGTCCACAGACTATTTTCGTTTCGGCCACCCCGGGCCCTTACGAAGCCGAACATGCCGGCCGGGTGGTCGAGCAGGTGGTGCGCCCGACCGGTCTGGTCGACCCGCAAGTGGAGGTGCGCCCGGCGCTCACCCAGGTCGACGACCTGCTGTCGGAGATCCGCAAGCGTGTGGCTGAGGGCGATCGGGTTCTGGCAACCACGCTTACCAAGCGCATGGCCGAAGACCTTACCGATTACCTGGCCGACCATGACGTCAGGGTGCGTTACCTGCACTCCGACATCGATACCGTCGAGCGTGTCGAAATCATCCGGGATCTGCGTTTGGGCACCTTCGATGTGCTCGTGGGTATCAACCTGCTGCGCGAGGGTCTGGATATGCCCGAGGTGTCGCTGGTGGCCATCCTCGATGCTGACAAGGAAGGTTTCCTGCGTTCCGAGCGTTCGCTGATTCAGACGATCGGCCGTGCTGCGCGCAACCTCAATGGCCGGGCGATTCTATACGCCGACAGCATCACTGGCTCCATGCAGCGTGCCATCGACGAAACCGAGCGGCGTCGCGAGAAACAAATTGCCTTCAACCAGGCCAACGGCATCGTGCCAAAGGGTGTGGTCAAGGACATCGCCGATATCATGGAGGGTGCCACCGTGCCCGGTGCGCGCAGCAAGAAGCGCAAGGGCATGGCAAAGGCAGCCGAGGAGAGCGCCCGCTACGAGGCCGAGCTGCGCACGCCAGGCGAAATCACCAAACGCATCAAACAACTGGAAGAGAAGATGATGCAGTTTGCACGCGACCTGGAGTTCGAGGCCGCCGCGCAGTTACGCGACGAGATTACCAAGCTGCGCGAGCGCCTGATCACCAGTTGA
- a CDS encoding MDR family MFS transporter — MMSVMLGAFMAVLDIQITNSSLKDIQGALSATLEEGSWISTSYLVAEIIMIPLTAWLVQLLSARRLAVWVSGGFLLSSLLCSMAWNLESMILFRALQGFTGGALIPLAFTLTLIKLPEHHRAKGMAMFAMTATFAPSIGPTLGGWLTENWGWEYIFYINIPPGLVMIAGLLYGLEKKPAHWELLKSTDYAGIVTLGLGLGCLQVFLEEGHRKDWLESNLIVGLGTVALVSLITFVIVQFSKAQPLINLRILGNRNFGLSSIASLGMGVGLYGSIYLLPLYLAQIQGYNALQIGEVIMWMGIPQLFLIPLVPQLMKIVPPKLLCALGFCLFGVASFGSGVLNPDFAGPQFNHIQIIRALGQPMIMVTISLIATAYIQQQDAGSASSLFNILRNLGGAIGIALLATLLDARTKVYFDYLRESVVPSNPQVAERLAQLAERLGSDSAALGKLSEITHQQALIMAYNDAFHLVGIGLALSMVAVLLTRKLPQGLKAGEAH; from the coding sequence GTGATGAGCGTGATGCTCGGTGCGTTCATGGCCGTGCTGGACATCCAGATCACCAACTCCTCGCTCAAGGACATCCAGGGAGCGTTGTCGGCCACTTTGGAAGAAGGCTCGTGGATTTCCACCTCGTACCTGGTAGCGGAGATCATCATGATTCCGCTGACCGCATGGCTGGTGCAGTTGCTGTCGGCGCGACGTTTGGCGGTCTGGGTGTCAGGTGGCTTCCTGTTGTCCTCATTGCTGTGCTCGATGGCCTGGAATCTGGAGAGCATGATCCTGTTCCGCGCCCTGCAGGGCTTCACAGGTGGTGCCTTGATTCCGCTGGCCTTCACGCTGACCCTGATCAAGTTACCCGAACATCACCGCGCCAAAGGCATGGCCATGTTCGCCATGACGGCGACGTTCGCCCCTTCGATTGGCCCCACCTTGGGAGGGTGGCTAACTGAAAACTGGGGCTGGGAATATATTTTCTACATCAACATCCCACCCGGGCTGGTGATGATCGCCGGCTTGCTCTACGGCCTCGAGAAAAAGCCGGCGCATTGGGAACTGCTCAAAAGCACCGACTATGCCGGCATCGTCACGCTGGGCCTTGGCCTGGGCTGCCTGCAAGTCTTTCTCGAGGAGGGTCACCGCAAGGATTGGCTGGAGTCGAATCTGATCGTCGGCCTTGGCACCGTAGCTTTGGTCAGCTTGATCACGTTCGTAATCGTGCAGTTTTCCAAGGCACAACCGCTTATCAACCTGCGCATTCTGGGCAATCGTAACTTCGGGCTGTCGAGCATCGCCAGCCTGGGCATGGGCGTGGGCCTGTATGGCTCGATTTATCTGCTGCCGCTATACCTGGCACAAATCCAAGGCTATAACGCGCTACAGATCGGCGAAGTGATCATGTGGATGGGTATTCCGCAGTTATTTCTGATCCCGCTGGTGCCGCAGCTGATGAAGATCGTGCCACCCAAGCTACTGTGCGCTCTGGGCTTCTGCTTGTTCGGGGTGGCCAGCTTCGGTTCGGGGGTGCTGAACCCAGACTTCGCCGGACCTCAGTTCAACCACATCCAGATCATCCGCGCCCTCGGCCAACCAATGATCATGGTGACCATTTCGCTGATTGCCACGGCCTACATCCAGCAGCAAGACGCCGGCTCGGCGTCGAGCCTATTCAATATTCTGCGAAATCTAGGCGGTGCGATCGGCATCGCTTTGTTGGCCACCCTGCTGGATGCCAGAACCAAAGTGTACTTCGACTATTTGCGCGAATCGGTGGTACCGAGCAACCCGCAAGTGGCGGAGCGCCTTGCCCAATTGGCAGAGCGGCTGGGCAGTGACAGTGCGGCGCTTGGCAAGCTCAGCGAGATCACCCATCAGCAGGCGCTGATCATGGCTTATAACGACGCCTTTCACCTTGTCGGAATAGGTTTGGCGTTGAGCATGGTCGCCGTGTTGCTGACCCGCAAGCTGCCCCAGGGGCTGAAAGCGGGTGAGGCTCACTAG
- a CDS encoding HlyD family secretion protein, giving the protein MPAQLKRRLAIFFALVALIALAFLAEWYLRGRFYESTDNAYVQGEITRISSQLGARIDWVLVDDNQHVNKGDLLLRLEAADFELAVARARAALATREAEYAQAQSRLTQQSSLIAAGQAQVAANQATLERSRLDLGRAEKLRKPGFISEERVTTLSAENHVAGAQVDKARADLQSQRQQINALSADLKRLDAQIANARADVAQAELNLARCEIRAPLSGTIGQRNARSGQVVQAGAYLLSIVPDENIWVQANFKETQIGKMHPGQRATLLFDSYPDTPIEGRVDSLFAASGAQFSLLPPDNATGNFTKVVQRIPVKLTFAADNPLHGRIRPGMSVTATVDLRHEDDGRDGR; this is encoded by the coding sequence ATGCCTGCCCAACTCAAACGCCGCCTGGCGATCTTTTTCGCCCTGGTAGCCCTCATCGCCTTGGCCTTCCTGGCAGAGTGGTATCTACGCGGCCGCTTCTACGAAAGCACTGACAATGCCTATGTTCAGGGCGAAATCACCCGTATTTCCAGCCAGCTCGGTGCACGCATCGACTGGGTACTGGTCGACGACAATCAGCATGTCAACAAGGGCGACCTGCTGCTGCGGCTGGAGGCGGCCGACTTCGAACTGGCCGTGGCACGTGCCCGAGCAGCCCTAGCCACACGCGAGGCCGAATACGCCCAGGCGCAAAGCCGGTTGACCCAACAGAGCAGCTTGATTGCCGCCGGGCAGGCTCAAGTGGCAGCCAATCAGGCCACGCTCGAGCGCTCGCGGCTGGACCTGGGCCGCGCCGAAAAACTGCGCAAGCCTGGGTTCATCTCCGAAGAACGGGTGACCACCCTATCGGCCGAGAATCATGTGGCCGGCGCCCAAGTGGATAAAGCCCGCGCTGACCTGCAGAGCCAACGCCAGCAGATCAACGCTCTGAGTGCCGACCTCAAACGCCTTGATGCGCAGATCGCCAATGCCCGAGCCGACGTGGCTCAGGCAGAGCTGAACCTTGCCCGTTGCGAGATACGCGCACCTTTGAGCGGCACCATCGGCCAGCGCAACGCCCGCAGCGGCCAGGTGGTGCAGGCAGGCGCCTACCTGCTGTCGATCGTGCCCGATGAAAATATCTGGGTGCAGGCCAACTTCAAGGAAACCCAGATTGGCAAGATGCACCCCGGGCAGCGTGCCACCCTGTTGTTCGACAGTTATCCCGACACCCCGATCGAAGGCCGCGTCGATAGCCTGTTCGCGGCGTCCGGCGCACAGTTCAGCCTGTTGCCGCCTGATAACGCCACCGGCAACTTCACCAAAGTGGTACAGCGCATTCCGGTGAAATTGACCTTCGCCGCCGACAACCCCCTGCACGGGCGCATTCGCCCGGGTATGTCGGTGACTGCCACCGTCGATTTGCGCCACGAGGATGATGGCCGCGATGGCCGGTGA